One Salvelinus fontinalis isolate EN_2023a chromosome 11, ASM2944872v1, whole genome shotgun sequence DNA window includes the following coding sequences:
- the washc3 gene encoding WASH complex subunit 3: MDEDGLPIVGSGIDLTKVPAIQQRRVVAYLNQFIVHTVRFLNRFSTVCEEKLACISLRIQQIETTLSILEAKLSSIPGLEDVRVAGVGQRPATEVNCPAVVPSQPETPIALPVPLPPPEASPNIPDPRAADAAGDNRMTVAKDPRYARYLKMVQVGVPVMAIKNKMVQEGLDPNLLDTPDAPVPDAVKKNTLDQDDDSNDGSDSSFSD, translated from the exons ATGGACGAGGACGGTTTACCGATTGTGGGATCGGGAATAGATCTGACCAAG GTCCCAGCCATACAACAGAGGAGAGTCGTTGCCTATCTCAACCAGTTCATTGTGCACACTGTTCGGTTCCTCAATCGTTTTTCGACAGTTTGCGAAGAGAAACTTGCATGCATATCTCTTCGGATACAGCAGATTGAAACTACCCTCAGCATTTTGGAAGCAAAG CTATCCTCTATTCCTGGTTTGGAGGATGTCAGGGTGGCGGGTGTTGGTCAGCGGCCAGCTACGGAGGTCAACTGTCCAGCCGTGGTCCCAAGTCAACCAGAGACCCCTATAGCTTTGCCTGTGCCATTGCCACCTCCTGAg GCCTCTCCAAACATACCAGACCCAAGAGCAGCAGATGCAGCAGGAGACAATAGGATGACTGTGGCCAAGGACCCACGCTATGCCAGATATCTCAAGATGGTGCAAGTG GGTGTTCCAGTTATGGCGATAAAGAATAAAATGGTCCAGGAAGGTTTGGATCCAAACCTGCTTGA CACACCAGATGCACCTGTGCCTGATGCCGTCAAAAAGAACACACTAGATCAAGATGATGACAGCAACGATGGCAGTGACTCATCTTTCAGCGATTGA
- the dram1 gene encoding DNA damage-regulated autophagy modulator protein 1, translated as MFWFMEGICFLPTFLVIWSSSTFIVSYLIALFEHDVDVIFPYISDTGAEPPESCVFGLMTVITAFTSTATMYARYKFVEKLNKTAGGVPPVLNQAALWIGMLSCLGMCFVATFQETTITAVHDAGALLFFVSGVLYTVLQSIISYKAFPYGCSLALCRMRTGIATIAFLAVFPTVVCAVFVTQTTMHRETKDEDYVFHLVSAVSEWIVAFSFIFFFFTYIHDFKKFTLKLRTEFVDYS; from the exons ATGTTTTGGTTCATGGAGGGAATATGCTTTTTACCAACTTTTTTGGTAATCTGGTCATCTAGCACGTTTATTGTTTCCTACCTAATTGCATTGTTCGAGCATGATGTGGATGTTATCTTCCCGTATATAAG TGACACTGGGGCTGAACCCCCAGAGAGCTGTGTCTTTGGCTTGATGACGGTCATCACTGCATTTACAA GTACGGCCACCATGTATGCCAGATACAAGTTTGTGGAGAAGCTCAATAAGACAGCAGGTGGTGTGCCCCCAGTGCTGAACCAGGCTGCTTTATGGATTGGAATGCTCTCTTGTTTGGGGATGTGTTTTGTCGCTACTTTCCAG GAGACAACGATTACGGCAGTTCATGATGCAGGTGCATTACTCTTCTTCGTTTCTGGTGTGTTGTACACCGTCCTCCAGTCCATCATATCCTATAAGGCCTTCCCCTATGGGTGTTCCTTGGCCTTGTGTCGTATGCGCACAGGAATTGCAACCATTGCCTTCCTGGCAGTTTTCCCCA CTGTTGTCTGTGCTGTCTTTGTGACACAAACCACAATGCATAGAGAAACAAAAGACGAG GACTATGTGTTCCATCTGGTGAGTGCTGTGAGTGAGTGGATCGTGGCCTTCAgcttcatcttcttcttcttcacctACATCCACGACTTTAAA AAGTTCACTCTGAAGCTGAGAACAGAGTTTGTGGACTATTCCTGA